The stretch of DNA TCCGATCCGAAATGAGGCCCACGCCATGCCCGCCACCCCCACCCAGGGTCATGTCGTCGTCGCCCCCGACAAGTTCAAGGGCACGCTGGAGGGCGCGGAGGTCGCCGCCCACCTCGCCGCGGGGATCCGCCGGGTGCTGCCCGGTGTCGAGATCCGCGAGCTGCCGGTCGCCGACGGCGGCGAGGGCACGCTGGCGGCCGCGCTGGCGGCGGGCTTCCGCCGGGTGCCGGTGAAGGTGGCCGGGCCGACCGGTCTGCCGGTGGACGCCGCGATCGCCGTCCGGGACGAGATCGCCGTGGTCGAGCTCGCCCAGGCCAGCGGCCTGGCCCGGCTCCCCGGCGGTCGGACCTCGCCGCTCGGCGCCGGCTCCTACGGGGTCGGCCAGCTGATCGCCCGGGCGGTCGCGCAGGGCGCGAAGACCGTGGTGATCGGCCTCGGCGGCTCGGCCTGCACGGACGGCGGCGCGGGCATGGTCCAGGCGCTGGGCGTGGGGCTGTACGACGCCGAGGGCGTCGAGCTCGGGCCCGGCGGCGGCGCGCTGCGCAGGCTGGACCGCCTCGACCTCGGCTCGCTGGCCGACGGCCTGGCGGGGGTGGAGGTCGTGGTCGCCTGCGACGTGGACAACCCCCTGCTCGGCCCGCGCGGCGCCGCCGCGGTGTACGGCCCGCAGAAGGGCGCGGACGAGGAGGACCTGGTCGTCCTGGAGGAGGGCCTGACCCGGTTCGCGGACGTGGTCCGCGAGGTGACCGGTCGGGACGTCCGGGAGGCCCCGGGCGCTGGAGCGGCGGGCGGAGTGGGCTTCGCGGCCCTCGCCCTGCTCGGCGCCACCATGCGACCCGGCATCGAGCTGCTGCTCGAGCTGCTGGGTTTCGACGAGGCCGTGCGTGGGGCACGCCTCGTCGTGACCGGCGAAGGCTGCCTGGATGCTCAGACGCTCCATGGCAAGGCACCCGCCGGGGTTGCCGCGGCGGCCACTCGGGCGGGGGTTCGGGTGGCCGCTGTGGCAGGGCGGCTGGAGCTGTCCGAGAGCCAGTGGCGGGCGGCCGGCTTCACCGCCGCGTACGCCCTGACCGACCTGGCCGAACAGCCCGGCGACAGCATGACCAGGGCCGGCGAGCTCGCGGAGGTGGCCGGCGAACGTCTGGCGACCGACCTGCTGAAGCCCTGACCGGTCGTACGTTCCTCCATTGACGTTTTGTTGAAGGCGGGCCTAGGCTCCGAGCAATCGCAGCTCCGATCGGATCATCAGATCGGCTCAACTGTCGTACCGGCAGCGCCTGCCCGCCCTCAGCGACCCCCACCCTTCTTGACTTCCCGGAGGTCCCCCAGATGTCCCCCAGCCAGGTGGTGCGCTCCCGCCGCGTGGTCCTCCCCGAGGGAGAGCGCCCCGCCGACGTCCTGATCCGGGACGGCAAGATCGCCGCCGTCGGCGAGTACGGCTCGCTGAGCGCCGACACCGTCACCGAGCTCGGCGACACCGCCCTGCTGCCCGGCCTGGTCGACACCCACGTGCACGTCAACGAGCCCGGCCGCACCGAGTGGGAGGGCTTCGCCACCGCCACCAAGGCGGCCGCCGCCGGCGGGGTCACCACGATCATCGACATGCCGCTCAACTCGGTGCCGCCCACCACGACCGTGGACGGGCTGGCCGCCAAGCGGAAGACCGCCGAGGGCCAGGCCTGGGTCGACCTCGGCTTCTGGGGCGGCGCGATCCCGGGCAACGTGCCGGATCTCGCGCCGCTGCACGAGGCCGGCGTGTTCGGCTTCAAGAGCTTCCTCGCCCCCTCCGGGGTGGACGAGTTCCCGCACGTGGAGCAGGCCGACCTGGAGCTGGCCCTGGCCGAGCAGGCCCGGATCGGCGCCCTGGCGATCATCCACGCCGAGGACCCGGCCGTGCTCGAGGCCGCCCCGCAGACCCCCGGCGTGCACTACCGCGACTTCCTCGCCTCCCGCCCGGACGACGCCGAGGCGGCCGCCGTGGCCCGGCTGCTCGACACGGCCCGCCGCACCGGCGCCCGGGTGCACATCCTGCACGTCTCCTCCGCCGCCGTGCTGCCGCTGCTGCGCCAGGCCCGAGAGGACGGCGTGCAGGTGACGGCCGAGACCTGCCCGCACTACCTCACCCTCGCGGCCGAGGAGGTGCCGGACGGCGACACCGCCTTCAAGTGCTGCCCGCCGATCCGCGACGAATCCAACCGCGACCGGCTCTGGGCGGCCCTGGCGGCCGGCGAGTTCATCGCGGTGGTCTCCGACCACTCGCCCTCCACCCCCGACCTCAAGCTCCTCCAGCGCTACGGCGGCAGCGGCGACTTCGCCGCCGCCTGGGGCGGGATCGCCTCGCTGCAGCTCGGCCTGCCGGCCATCTGGACCGAGGCCCGGCGACGCGGCCACTCGCTCGCCGAGGTGGTCCGCTGGATGTCTTCCGGGCCCGCCTCGCTGGTCGGCCTGACCGGCACCAAGGGCGCGATCGCCGTCGGCTGCGACGCCGACCTGGTCGCCTTCGACCCGGACGCCGACTTCGCGGTGCACGCCGAGGAGCTGCACCACCGCAACCCCGTCACCCCGTACGCGGGCAAGACGCTGAGTGGCGCCGTCCGCACCACCTGGCTGCGCGGCCGGGTCGTGGACGTGGCCGCCGCGCCCTTCGGCCGCCAGATCACCCGTTCCTAGGAGAGAGACGCAGATGAGCACCAGTCAGAACCCGAGCGCTCCCTTCACCGAGCTGGTCGACCTGGCCTCGCGGCTGCTGGGCGCCGGCGTGGTCGCCACCAACGAGGACACCTTCGCCGACGCGGAGAACCTGCTGGTGGCCAAGCCCGCCGAGTTCCGCCCGCACACCTTCGGCCACAAGGGCCAGATCATGGACGGCTGGGAGAGCAAGCGCCGCCGCGGCGTGAGCGCCGAGCAGCCGCACCCCACCGACGAGGACCACGACTGGGCGATCGTCCGCCTCGGCGTCCCGGGCGTGATCCGGGGCGTGATCGTGGACACCGCGCACTTCACCGGCAACTACCCCGAGACCGGCTCCGTCCAGGGCGCCTCGATCCCGGGCATCCCCTCGGTGGAGGAGCTGGCGGCCGCCGACTGGGTCGACCTCGTCCCGCGCACCGCGCTCCAGGGCAACACCGCCCACGAGTTCGCCGTCGCCGACGAGACCCGCTACACCCACGTCCGGCTGAACATCTGGCCCGACGGCGGCGTGGCCCGCCTGCGCGTGCACGGCGAGGTGCTTCCCGACCCGCGCGACCTGGACGGCCTCACCTTCGACCTGGCCGCCCAGGAGTACGGCGGCGTGGCC from Kitasatospora sp. MMS16-BH015 encodes:
- the allB gene encoding allantoinase AllB: MSPSQVVRSRRVVLPEGERPADVLIRDGKIAAVGEYGSLSADTVTELGDTALLPGLVDTHVHVNEPGRTEWEGFATATKAAAAGGVTTIIDMPLNSVPPTTTVDGLAAKRKTAEGQAWVDLGFWGGAIPGNVPDLAPLHEAGVFGFKSFLAPSGVDEFPHVEQADLELALAEQARIGALAIIHAEDPAVLEAAPQTPGVHYRDFLASRPDDAEAAAVARLLDTARRTGARVHILHVSSAAVLPLLRQAREDGVQVTAETCPHYLTLAAEEVPDGDTAFKCCPPIRDESNRDRLWAALAAGEFIAVVSDHSPSTPDLKLLQRYGGSGDFAAAWGGIASLQLGLPAIWTEARRRGHSLAEVVRWMSSGPASLVGLTGTKGAIAVGCDADLVAFDPDADFAVHAEELHHRNPVTPYAGKTLSGAVRTTWLRGRVVDVAAAPFGRQITRS
- a CDS encoding glycerate kinase → MPATPTQGHVVVAPDKFKGTLEGAEVAAHLAAGIRRVLPGVEIRELPVADGGEGTLAAALAAGFRRVPVKVAGPTGLPVDAAIAVRDEIAVVELAQASGLARLPGGRTSPLGAGSYGVGQLIARAVAQGAKTVVIGLGGSACTDGGAGMVQALGVGLYDAEGVELGPGGGALRRLDRLDLGSLADGLAGVEVVVACDVDNPLLGPRGAAAVYGPQKGADEEDLVVLEEGLTRFADVVREVTGRDVREAPGAGAAGGVGFAALALLGATMRPGIELLLELLGFDEAVRGARLVVTGEGCLDAQTLHGKAPAGVAAAATRAGVRVAAVAGRLELSESQWRAAGFTAAYALTDLAEQPGDSMTRAGELAEVAGERLATDLLKP